The genomic interval catCATAAACGTCTTGTATCTCCATGACAACAACGATGCTGGTGAACTCCCCATCAAGCTGGGGCATTTTCCACGAATACAAACAAGCGTAATAGTGCATTTCTGTGCTGCTGTTGAATATCCATGGTGGTGATGGTCAGGTGCTACAGCCACCAGAAGCATTTCTTTCGCAGTTTCTTGACACGGCTCTTAGTTTGTGGTCGTATGAGGGTGGACTTTGGGACAGGGGTGGGGACATCATACTCCGCCTCCAGCACTTCAAGAATGTTTTGAAACTTCCCCTCTTGTACACGGAAGTCATGTTCAACACTAGAAAGATAAAATCATGATGATCAATCTGTCATCATACATGACTCAAGAGAGTAACTCATAAACAAGGGAGATAATATAAATGTTCTaaacaaaacaatgaaaaaatattattttctgctttcttTCTCTCCTCTCACCATCATCCACATCTTGATTTTTAAACAGAGCACAAAAGTGTGATTGCAGTAGTAAAAATCTCATTGATTTTTTTCCCTTAGAgaaatcaatttttttagtaTGTGTAAAGGTTCACTGCGTCATCGAGCCATGATTTTAGACCCaaccaaaaaaatcctatactCAGAATTGGAGAAAAACAATTTGAACTCCACAGTTCAGTAATACATAGTTCACAGTTTTGTAATATGTTTCATCAATACATTTATAGTGTGTTTACAAACAATTCTCTGAATATAATTTACAAAGAAACtttattgaatattttttaatctttgtGCAGAAACTGTTTAATACTGAAAAAAGTGTTGTCACAGCAGAGTCAAACACACTGCCCATTTATCTCACTGGAACTAGtatctcttgctctctctctctctccctgtgtgtgtgtgtaacagaGACACAAGGTTATGCCCTCTATTTACAGTATTGCCACTCCTCCTGCTCTTCCCAGCAAATAAGTGAGTAGAGAGAGGAAGTGTGAtatgagaaatgaaaagagcAAAAGACGAGAGATAGTGTTGAAAAAAGAAACACATTGACAGACAATCAATTAAAGGTTAACTAGTCTTATAatgggaaagagagagagagagagagagagagagagagagagaaagaaaatgtGTTTCAGTAAAGAGCTGTGTTCAAGTCAATGTCTATTGTGATCTATATAGCGATCTCTATTGCGATCTATATAGCAATCTCTATTGTGATATATATAGCGTTCTCTATTGCGATCTATATAGCGATCTCTATTGCGATCTATATAGCGATCTCTATTACGATCTATATAGCGATCTCTATTGTGATCTATATTGTGATCTATATAGCGATCTCTATTGCGATCTATATAGCGATCTCTATTGTGATATATATAGCGTTCTCTATTGCGATCTATATAGCGATCTCTATTGCGATCTATATAGCGATCTCTATTACGATCTATATAGCGATCTCTATTGTGATCTATATTGTGATCTATATAGCGATCTCTATTGCGATCTATATAGCGATCTCTATTGTGATCTATATAGCTTTCTCTATTGTGATCTATATAGCGATCTCTATTGTGATTTTATAGCGATCTCTATTGTGATCTATATAGTGATCTCTATTGCGATCTATATAGCGATCTCTATTGTGATCTATATAGCGATCTCTATTGTGATTTATATAGCGATCTCTATTGTGATCTATATAGCGATCTCTATTGTGATCTATATAGCTTTCTCTATTGCGATCTATAAAGCTTTCTCTATTGCGATCTATATAGCAATCTATATAGCGTTCTCTATTGCGATCTTTATTGCGATCTATATAGCGATCTCTATTGCGATCTATATAGTGATCTCTATTGCGATCTATGTAGCGATCTCTATTATGATCTCCATTGTGATCTATGTAGTGATTTGTATAGTGATCTCTACTGTAACCTATATAGCAATTTCTATTGTGACCTGTATATTGATTTGTGTAGTTATCTCTAATGTGATATTTATAGTTATCTCTATTGTGATCTATATTGCGACCTCTATTGTGATCTATATAGCAATCTCTAATGTGATCTATATAGCGATCTCTATTGTGATCTATATAGTGATCTCTATTGTGATCTATATAGCGATCTCTATTGCGATCTATATAGCGATCTCTATTGCGATCTATATAGAGATCTCTATTGTGATCTATATAGTGATCTCTATTGTGATCTATATAGCGATCTATATAGCGACCTCTATTGCGATCTATATTGTGATCTCTATAGTGATCTATATAGCAATCTCTATTGCGATCTATATAGCGATCTCTATTGTGATCTATATAGCGATCTCTAATGTGATCTATATAGCGATCTCTATTGTGATCTATATTGTGATCTATATTGTAATCTCTGTTGGGATTTTTATTGTGATCTCTACTGTGATCTATATAGCAATCTATTTTGTTATCTCTATTGTGGACTTTATAGGGATCTTGGTGTAGTGTTAACTGAGGTAGTGTCACTGTTGTTGTTGCTCAAATTAATGGATACTGATTTAAACGAGTTTGATTTAAAATTTGAATATAAGCTAAAAATCTTTGCTTGATTTATATTGCTGTAATTCAAAACTGTGTTTTAATTTGTTTGTATCTACATTACAATGCACAGACAAATGCGTAGAGTCTTGACAATAGTGAAAAGGTGATTTACATGGACACAAAAAACAGACCTGCAATTTCTTTTGCTACTTTCACTGTTGTTTCCATTAGGACCTTTTTCATTCAAAGAATATTGCAAGTGTGCATATGTTTTTGCTGTCAGTGCTGCTGGGATGTTTGTGAAAGATCAACAGAGCGGACGTCATTTGTCATGAGAAATTGCAAGACGGCTTTGTTTAATTTGCATATTCTGATGGCTCATTTACATGCACACAACTCGTTCCTCCGGCAAAACCATTAGCACGTACATGTTGGagttttgcccataactacaaTAGTCATTTTAGCATGCCATAATTCCACACTTTTTCACACACCATTTGTGCTTCAGACATCAACGATCCTTAAAGGCTGTCAAGGAGAAGTgctgcattacttttttaagtgaACTCACCCTCCTCACATTTCCTCCGCAAATGTAAAAAACGTTTTTGAGTCCGACATTGTTTGTTGAGTGCACATTATGTTTTATATGGGTCGTATTTCTAAGCCCATCTCTGTTTCTCTTCTCCCTTGAGAAGGAGACGGTGTAGGAATTATACAAGCAGAATATCTGATGAAATAATGGTTTGAAAGGAGAAAGTTTACTCGCTCAGAAAGCTCCCAGAACTGCAGTCCGCACTTTAAGATGCTGAAAATCCCTAATCATCACTATTATATTTCAGTTATCATGAGCCAAAGCAAATCTAGCGCTATAAAtcacactgtgtgtgtgtttttatgtgtCACAGTAAGGCCAAAGATAAAATATATTGCTCAGATGCTGCTCTTTATTAGCTCAGGTGACTTATTACAGTTGCACTCTGAGATTAATTcgactggtcatgtgatcccaACATGTCGGCCCCTGTTAGACGATCCACTGCATGTAAACTTAAGCTTGTATTATGATAATGAGATGATGAAATTAGTCTGCATGCTATTCATTTCTTGGTGTATCTTTGTGCCAACATTTTAATAAGGAAGGAAATGCTCCTGGTGGATTATGTCATATTTAATATCAGCTCATcttgttaaaaaaagaaagagacacAAATGAATCTAGACATTTAAAAGTATAGAGCTGTAATGTGTGGATAAGCTTTGATTATTTGCTTTGGGAGAATTTGATGAATACTTATTGGCATATTTGAGCAAAGTTCGAATGACGGgagtattaaaggggacatataattgaaaatctgacttttttcatgtttaagtgctataaatgggtccccagtgcttctattatcgtagaaaacgtgaaaaagaacCACACAGTGACTTAGTTTTGTTAAAcgattctttgcaagcatgtgaaaaaataggtcattgaaatttgtaatgtcaaaaggggatcttattacaataataccatcccttaatctgcactatgcaaccatggcactgccatttagtgcagagagagagaaagaaagacagagagaaaataattgacagcacaaaccaccattatggcgatcagtgttagcattttatcagctcatttgcatttaaaaggaaacaCCATATAATGGCAAATTTTTGGCCACACCCACAaggtggcaattttaacatgctataataaataaatatttatatggtattttgagcttactctggggacaccaaagatttattttacatcttaaagtctTTTGAACTGTATGGTATGGTTTTTACTTTCTATTGGCAGGCGGGCAAGAGAGATATGAGTAAAGTGTACCTCTCCTCTGCAGTCTCTGTAAGAAAcgcattcatttttttattaaaggtgtAAATATTTGTACCAGTGACTGTTTTGTGGTTTTCTGCCGTGATGTTGCTCATGGGTCGAGACGTAAGCTTGTGTGTATGCTGTAAGCTGTTTTGTGCGTAGCTGTTTTGTCATGAGATTAAAGCTCGGCAGGAAATCCATCTCTTTTAATTGATTCCCAGGGCTGGATTTACCTCAATGTGTGCTGGAAACATGTATTACTGTGACTTTAGCTCCTTATAATGCACAAATAATGATCCTGTTTATCCCAACAAGAAAAGATAGAAAATGAGATAAGAGAAGGAATATCTAACAGCGCTTTAGTAACCGAATGTGTATCCGCTGGGATACCTACAGTAACAGTTTCGATGTTTTTTCTGGTCTTTTTGGTCAATGTTTGTGTCCCACAAGGCTTCATTATTCTTTATTGGGAGTTTGAGCTCTCCGTCCCTCAGTTATAAAACCGTGCTGATCGTCAACGGCTATAAAATGGACACACCTGTCATCTGATTCTTAAATTATGCCACACACTTTTGTCTTAGGAAGACGTTTAAGTTGGGTATGAAGTTCGCCTTTATGCCACAATAAGTGATTTTTACTGTAGGTGCTTGCTAGTAAGTGGTTGGTATTTGTTTCCTGGTCCAAATATCCTAGCCCTTCTGTATGTCTCCGTGATATTCCGGTCACTAGATACAGTATATTATCTAGTgcaatgaaagtcaatgggatttttcacCAGTTTTATCTCCCATAGGTGAAAATCTGTAAATCCGATGTTTTAGAAGAATAACAGCACAGCTCTTCTCTACAAACCATGTGATCTCTGATATATCATAAAGGCTTTGTTCATTTGATCCTAATGCTTTCTAATGGCATCTTGGTGCAATTCTGACTGTTTCTTCCCTAAAGGCAGAAAATCCCGCAGAGTCACATCTagataatattattataaatgtgTCATAGGATTGGTTTTTCTAGCACTTTTAAAGTAAGAGTTTGATGTACCACGTAAGCttacttaatttaattttagcaATGCAAAGCATGTATTTGTGACCtcctgtacactgtaaaaaataaaaagttgacttaacttaaattttcttaCACACTTCTtaatcatggtaacaatgaacaaacatcatTCTTTCACAATAACTCTAAAtacatataactaacattaacaacataaatagtaaacattaaacagtcatcttttttagtaaatattaatcaaagaagtgaacatgtcgcaatgcatgctgggaaccattcagactattgttttttttattgcttgttcagattactcagtttggcaagttgggtGAACGAAGCCcatcaacaaaataatatttattagcTGAATGAAAATGCTTTTTTCgttcagtgaacacaaaataatgaattgacgcccttcaacaaagaaatctttgttcaagttacttaattttcttttttaaataaacattttaaagttggattttttacagtgtatctacAGCACACCGTCAGTCAAAATGTTCATATAACTTCACAATTTTGaaatggttaaagggatagtttcaatcaaaaatgaatattactccatgatttactcacactTAAGCCATCATCGATGTATTCGAATATATCTTTTTCAGACGATCATAATCtaagttatattagaaaatgtcccGGCTGTTACATGTTATCTTTGGAAAGCTAAGATTCTTGTGATTCCAATTATGTAAACTGCTTTGGGATACAATGGGTcacattcactaagcatgcatacgcacaaatttgttcgtaaatgtgcgtacggATGTTTCAacttacaaatcatgattcaacaaaaactttcgtactaaaatttattttcaatgtATGCAAAAACGTAAGAACAACTCGAACCACACTtacgcaataatcatgaacaaggaaaaatatataaaatatattacacagatatatattaaaggattatttttccttgttcatgattattagGCACATGTGGCACAAGTTGTTCTTAGGTTAGAACGTCCGTACCCACATTTTACGAACAAATTTGCGCGTACGCATGCCTAGTGAATAAGACCCATAGTCCATTTAGTGTCCCTTTTAGGTGTTTTTTTAGCCTTTTCCATGATTGTTAAGGGGTTTAAACTTACAAACTAAAACAACTAGTTTACGGTAACGATTGACACGCGTACTTACAAACTAAAACAACTAGTTTATGGTAACGACTGGCACGCATTCACAAGAGAGTGCGTTTTAGGCGTATGATGTCTTGTCTCTCTCATCTCATCTCCACTACATCTCATAAGCTACATCCTACATTGGAACTCTCGTGAATGCCGGACGGTTGTTACTAGAAGCTAGTTATttagtttacaaaataaatcatggggtaattttcatttttgtgaaaattacgATCCCACAAATGGTTGTAAAGCAACATtcttagggccagatttactaacagcttgcgccagcACAAACCATAATTTTAGCGTTAGATAATGACTTTCGCGATTTACTAAAGACGTACAGTGGAtaattagcgctgaaaaggtgtggtctagttatttttgcgactgaccttattgcatatccatttctaggagtttccctttaaaaaacaacatttatgGGAGGtgattattttaatgatttacaCAACGCGAATATTTGCGCCATTATTTAACACAGataaaagcatgtcttaaataaTTTCGCGtttgaaatggctgcaattgttgCTTATGCgagaggatttttttttttttaaacactaacagtttatttggaacatattattcaaaaatattgtttgccaaaacatgttattttttgtttgctGAAGAAAATTAAAAAGGAGTCACTAAGAGTAGTCACACAATAGCAGATGTTTCAAAACTTATTGTAAACCTTTCTTCGGTTCTTTTTAGTGTACAATGGCTTCgttagctgggatttcacacCTCGAATTTTCATTTGTGATGTCCATGGTGCAGAACTCAAGCGCATTAGGCGTTAATAGATCACCCGCACCTGAGGAGCAttagctctgcttatttgcgacccttaACTAATTTGCACTGCTGTTAGTAGATTgcattggtcattatggaaatcagctgttgtgcctgtgttatttaatttgtgcctctttAGTAAATTACCCACAAAACattaccactcccatctgtactgttttggaattgcgctcttgccccgtttagtaaatctggcccttagtgACACTCTTACATTAAATGTCCAAATATATTTTGGTCTGACTTTTGGTGGGTTTGTCAGGTACCTGTATATTATGCAGGCTGTCTTCTGACAGGTGGAGCAGTTGTTGATGTCCTGACCTGTTCTGTAGGAACGTCGCCTGAAGCAAGTGCACAAAACAATTACACTTACACAGAGAGAACACAGGGAGCATTGAATGTCCTTGAATATACAATGAAATATAAAGACTTTTAACTTCAGAAACATGTAATAACACATTAACTTCACTCAGTGATCCTGACAGatcagaaagagagagagagagagagagagagagagagagagagagagagagagagagagagagagagagagagagagagagagagagagagagagagagagaaatgcaTATGGGGGGAGTGATAAAGATGAGACGGTAAATATGACATGAGAGAGTTCGGGGGTTAAACTTTTCTTTAGGATCAAAATTTCTGATGCATTGCCGCAAGACACATTATTTGCCAAGGGAATTATGGGATGCTGAAAGTGTGGAATTACACATCAAACACACGCTTTCATGAACTCAAGATCCTTAATCTCTTTTTTTTTCACTCACCCCTCACTCATTGCCTTGTTCCTCTCTAAATCCTGGATGACATTGAGAAGAACTTTGATCTTTTCTTGATTATACAGCAAGTTTTCCTCTACATTCTGTAACAGTCCATGTAGCACACCCGGTCCaccgttgcattgtgggatttcATCTGTTTGCGGtgggtgtgtgtctgtgtctttcTCGGTTTTAGATTTGGAGTCAGGAGGCGGAGATTGTGACTTTGGCTTCATCTCTGAGCCAATGAGAAGTTCTGGAGGTGCTGGTTTGGACTTGACATGTATTTGTTTTGAATTCCTGGGCGGGAGAGGGGGCGTAGCTTTTAACTCAGAGCCAACCGGAAGTGTGGGGGGTAGCGGTTTGGGACACGCAAGAGGTCCGTGCTTTTCAGTGGTTGTGCACTTGTCCCTTACCGGTGTGTCGTGTGTTATGCGCTGTGCAGTACATTCTGTAGGTTGCGTGTGCTGGGTTTTGTGTGTCTTGTCATGTGCTTGGGATTGCTTTAACTGTGTCGTTGATTCATTATGGCACATTTTGGACGTTTTCTTCAGTGCCGATGCTTCTGATTTAGTTTGGATGTCTTTTTGGTTTGATGGTGAGGTGGTGGATTCACAATGCAGTTGTCGATTGTGTATGTTGGGAATTTGGGCGTACGTTGGTTGTGCCACTGTGGAATTTCGTTTTTGCAGTCCTGGTAAAGAACTTTTTCTCGGTGGAGTCGGAAGGGTCACCTGACTAGCCGCTCGCTTCCGACAAGCCGGCGCCATGCAGGGTGGCGCTTGGGACTGTCTTCTCCCGCAGGCGCCACATAATCTGGGCGATAATGCCATTGTTCTACATGGGCGAGGCGTCGTTGAGGATGAGCTGGCGTAGTTTACGACCGGTCTGGATCTTTCCCCTTTCAGTGACTGACCCCGCTTGTGATCTCGTGCCATTGTTTGACATTGCCGTCTTGCATCCTCTGTTTCTGCTCCCTCACTACAAACCCCGCCCACCACCTCAGGTGCAACAACACTTCCATTAGTGTACCGAGGGGTTCGCTTTAAACTTCCTCTTGGCCCCGATTGGTTGGAGTTCATTTCAACAGTGTTAATTTGACAGTACACATCATTCTCCTGCGGTACGTGATTGGCGCTGTTCTTTGACTTGACTATGTGCCTGCCGTTGACGTCACAGCGCCGGATCCGATCTAGAGACATGGTTTCCACAGTCGGTCCATTAGTGGCGCTGACGGTTTGATTCCTCCTCTTTAATGATGGAAGCGAATGAAGTCCTGGCGACGTTTGCACACCGACGCTGCACAAAGGACCCCATTTCTGAGAGAGCATGGCCCGCCCTCCCGCTACAGGCATCTCTAATGCTGGCACTGCATTTGATGTGTCAGCTGCCCGTCTGCCCATGACCTCTACTGATTTGCTCAACCCCCTGAGGAGGAGCTGGAAGTGGTGAGGCCTCGGTTTTGAAGCATACTATCTAAACCAGAGGTAATCACTCCCTACAAGAAACAACTGGGTCGTCTGTGAGTTTTGGAAGCTCCACAGTGTAAGCAGAGATCTCATTTGTCAGAAATGCTTGGGTTCACTCTTGGTCACCATTGGTTGTCTAACTGTAATCCACTGTCACACCAGTTGTCTTGTTTACCTGTCTAAAAATATTGATAACATTAGAATGAAGAAGAAAGCTACGTTATGTGCCCAAACTATGTGGACACCACAATACGTTCTTAAGTATTATAACTTAAGTATTATAGCCTGGGAAAATCCAGACAACTTTCATCAAATTTAGATTTTATCTGAAAGTAGTCTGGCAAAGAGGCCATTCAAGCCTATTTCTAATGGCGAGAAATTGTGGCACCAATCAGAAACGTTGGGACAGGCTTTAAACGATGATGACAGCGCAGAGACAGTGAAGACGATTTTGTACAAAGATGGATGCCGCCGTGGAACATCAATCGTTAGAATCAGCTATCGCGTCTGTTATAAGCGatttaaacttttccttttcGTTAAAACCCGAGCATGGAACAACACTCGAAaccttcatatctaaaaaaagaTATTATCGCTGTCTTACCGACTGGATCCGGCAAAAGTCTGAGCTCTGCATATGTCATCTCCTTCAtcgctgtgattggttttaggtctatccaattggacACAGATGCATTTGAGGATGTCAGTTGATGACGCCTCTTTGGAAATGATTTGTCTATAAAGctttgccagaccataactcagtTACTTCCGAGAATGGTCTGGTTTTAACAAGGCTATAAGAATTACGTTTTAGTATTAGTCCTTCCGTTACTTCCGCTCTTCTGTAAAGGATTTCCACCAGGGACAGCTGCAGGGATTTGTGAAATCAGACAGTAATGTTTGTCATGGGCTCAAACCCCCCATTTCGTTCAGGTCTGAGATTTGTGCAGGTCAGTCAGGTCGTACTCCACCATCACAGGCttataataaaatttttaaGAAATTTATGCAAAATACGGTCCACATACTTTTGGCGTTTAATATGAAGATATATACTTTCAAATGTAtcaaaatgttgttttatgacttttttaaatgttgtaatTTATAAATTCTGTCTAATCCAGGCCTGACGCCATGGGGGGTGCATAGGGGGGCATGGCTCCCCCAGAAAGAATTTGCGCCCCCTCAGTTTTCTTAACAGACATAAATTATATTGGAGAGCTAAATTCAGTCATATACTTCGATATAACGATTTCGTCAATAACGTGTATAACTAAATTTATCCAATGACTGCAGCTACCTAATTTCAGGCGAGTGGATTCACCGGGCAAATTAAAAAGGAACCAGCCTACATAAAGGCGCAGTGTAATTCAGCGACCTATGTGGCGTTTCCTTGATGTTTCAGCATGCAAGGTTTTAAACATCCGTTTCTTAAATGCAAATCACACAAGCTTGTAATGTTGCTGCCACTATCATCCTCAAAGCGAACCGCAAAGATAAATCAGCACTTTATTAATAAAGCCATACAACTCCAGGAGGGCAGAGAGACGAGGATAGAGTCATTCAGGTTCGCTATTTGGGGAGTTCAGTCAGAATAGGGAACAATTCAAAGGTAAGAGCAGACGAGGAGTCAGACTGGCAGCAGAGAAATCAAAAAGCCATCCAGGATCTAAGACAGCTCAGGGAGTGACAAACCAGGAAGCGCCATCAATGCCGAAAGGAGATCTGTATGCAGAGCGAAGAACCTCATAAACAGAGTCATTCGTAAACTCTGCAGACCTTGTTTTAGAGAACTCTGGGGTTGTGCTGCAGTGTAGATGAAcatagacggagtcttatgtaaacgaacgagctggttttaaaggggacatattatgagattttttttaagatgtaaaccaAATCTTTGGTCTCCCCGGAGTGCGTaattgaagttctagctcaaaataccacacagataattaattacagcctttgtaggcctgagcaaaagtgtgccgttttgggtgtgtcatttaaaatgcaaatgagcggatgaagtgcaaatactgatcacaatgatggtggtttgttgcaattgaaactcaattgtgctgtcaattattttctctcattttctctctgcactaaatggctgtgctgtggttggatagtggagataaagggggcggtattatcttATTCTCACATCACAACAGtagccaaat from Misgurnus anguillicaudatus chromosome 16, ASM2758022v2, whole genome shotgun sequence carries:
- the insyn2b gene encoding uncharacterized protein insyn2b: MGRRAADTSNAVPALEMPVAGGRAMLSQKWGPLCSVGVQTSPGLHSLPSLKRRNQTVSATNGPTVETMSLDRIRRCDVNGRHIVKSKNSANHVPQENDVYCQINTVEMNSNQSGPRGSLKRTPRYTNGSVVAPEVVGGVCSEGAETEDARRQCQTMARDHKRGQSLKGERSRPVVNYASSSSTTPRPCRTMALSPRLCGACGRRQSQAPPCMAPACRKRAASQVTLPTPPRKSSLPGLQKRNSTVAQPTYAQIPNIHNRQLHCESTTSPSNQKDIQTKSEASALKKTSKMCHNESTTQLKQSQAHDKTHKTQHTQPTECTAQRITHDTPVRDKCTTTEKHGPLACPKPLPPTLPVGSELKATPPLPPRNSKQIHVKSKPAPPELLIGSEMKPKSQSPPPDSKSKTEKDTDTHPPQTDEIPQCNGGPGVLHGLLQNVEENLLYNQEKIKVLLNVIQDLERNKAMSEGRRSYRTGQDINNCSTCQKTACIIYSVEHDFRVQEGKFQNILEVLEAEYDVPTPVPKSTLIRPQTKSRVKKLRKKCFWWL